A part of Aspergillus flavus chromosome 1, complete sequence genomic DNA contains:
- a CDS encoding putative C2H2 finger domain protein encodes MSDTQPPQGSGSQGPKRGGRRGRGRGAGQPSARIENSQQSTEGSGKGSRSRGSGPRRGGGGRDKQNRSAPNKDSGPEPSGQSTQGPTTVAEDKGKKAAAALADDADDGEICFICASNVEHTSVAPCNHRTCHICALRLRALYKNKACAHCRTESSYVIFTNDHVKPFQDFKDSDFSQKDDNLGIKYENNEIFEDTVLLLRYNCPDTDCDVACLGWPDLHRHVKSKHGKVMCDLCTRNKKVFTHEHELFTVAELRKHEKYGDHVPGAVEQSGFKGHPECGFCRQRFYGDDELYAHCRDRHERCHICDRRSGSRQQQYYIDYNALEDHFQKDHFLCLDKECLEKKFVVFESEMDMKAHQLECHPNGLSKDARRDARTVDLSSFDYRTPYQPQRQRRGAGRGRDPNSEPLPVSSAQSLTRAQIAYQRQMAIQSAQSVSTRSFGGQLTRNDTQTVHAPPRTPASRTPPVASTPVPELQNLSLGHDSGSATPEEQARRLRHAAVIERAANLLGNDQNKLNEFRSKVSTYRTSALTATELIDAFFSLFDTSTNELGKLVKELAEIYENDSKRTALLKAWNDWRAINEDYPALPGPGGVLPGMSPSTVNGSGAGGKRVLRLKSSTAQSSRSAVGRSGALPSGSSSSNPFPPLSSTVSKKSTAATNNNTPWATASPAPSYAGPSSRPAPKPSNTPRPVNTRNAEAFPALPAAPKPNVLMAGLTRGTVRVRWDGRDAPNSNAWTSGGSGTSTPGEPESDFGESSAGGGKKGKGKKGKQTLFHFG; translated from the exons ATGTCTGACACTCAGCCGCCACAAGGCTCCGGATCGCAAGGACCAAAGCGTGGTGGTCGTCGCGGACGAGGACGGGGAGCAGGCCAACCTTCGGCAAGAATTGAGAACTCGCAGCAGTCGACTGAAGGCAGCGGAAAAGGCTCAAGATCTAGGGGTAGTGGGCCCCgcagaggaggagggggtcGCGATAAGCAGAACCGCAGCGCCCCTAATAAGGATTCCGGGCCGGAGCCCAGTGGACAATCGACTCAAGGGCCGACTACAGTGGCAGAAGACAAGGGTAAGAAGGCAGCTGCGGCGCTCGCAGACGACGccgatgatggagagattTGCTTCATCTGTGCGTCAAATGTCGAACATACATCTGTTGCGCCGTGTAATCATCGCACTTGCCATATCTGCGCGTTGAGACTCCGAGCATTGTATAAGAACAAAGCCTGTGCGCATTGTCGG ACTGAATCGAGCTACGTGATTTTCACGAATGACCATGTGAAGCCTTTCCAGGATTTCAAAGACTCGGACTTTTCGCAGAAAGATGATAACCTTGGGATCAAATATGAAAATAACGAGATCTTTGAGGACACAGTCCTCTTGCTCCGATACAATTGCCCGGACACAGATTGCGACGTGGCTTGCTTGGGATGGCCAGACCTGCATCGCCACGTTAAGAGCAAGCATGGTAAAGTAATGTG CGATCTGTGTACGCGAAACAAGAAAGTCTTCACCCATGAACACGAACTCTTCACTGTGGCGGAGTTGCGCAAGCACGAGAAGTACGGAGATCATGTTCCTGGAGCCGTTGAACAGAGTGGCTTTAAGGGTCACCCTGAATGTGGTTTCTGCCGTCAACGGTTTTATGGCGACGATGAACTGTACGCTCACTGTCGCGATCGCCATGAAAGGTGTCATATTTGTGATAGACGGTCCGGGAGTCGTCAACAGCAGTATTATATTGACTATAATGCGCTCGAGGATCACTTCCAGAAGGACCATTTCCTGTGCCTGGACAAGGAGTGTTTGGAGAAAAAGTTTGTTGTGTTCGAATCTGAAATGGACATGAAAGCTCACCAATTGGAATGTCATCCAAATGGTCTTTCCAAGGATGCGAGACGCGACGCACGAACTGTGGATCTGTCATCTTTCGACTACAGAACGCCGTATCAACCTCAGAGACAACGTCGTGGCGCTGGTCGTGGGCGTGACCCAAATTCAGAGCCTCTTCCTGTGTCCTCCGCACAATCATTAACAAGAGCCCAAATTGCTTACCAAAGACAAATGGCCATTCAAAGTGCGCAGTCAGTATCAACTCGCAGCTTCGGAGGTCAACTAACCCGTAATGATACTCAAACTGTGCACGCTCCCCCGCGTACACCAGCCTCTCGAACACCCCCAGTTGCGTCCACCCCTGTGCCGGAACTGCAGAATCTCAGTCTCGGTCATGATTCCGGATCTGCTACGCCTGAGGAACAGGCCCGCCGTCTGCGTCATGCAGCCGTGATCGAACGTGCCGCCAATCTTCTTGGTAATGACCAGAATAAACTGAATGAATTCCGCTCCAAAGTATCCACCTACCGCACCTCTGCCCTAACAGCCACCGAGCTGATTGAcgcctttttctccctctttgACACCTCCACCAACGAGCTAGGCAAACTCGTCAAGGAGCTTGCAGAGATCTACGAAAACGACTCCAAACGCACCGCACTACTCAAGGCCTGGAATGACTGGCGGGCCATCAATGAAGATTACCCAGCCCTTCCAGGCCCCGGTGGCGTCCTACCAGGCATGTCCCCAAGCACCGTGAACGGCAGCGGTGCCGGAGGCAAACGTGTCCTCCGACTAAAATCCTCAACCGCCCAGTCCTCCCGCTCAGCCGTCGGCAGGAGCGGTGCCCTCCCCTCAGGCTCATCCTCAAGCAACCCCttccctcctctctcctcGACAGTCTCCAAAAAGTCCACCGCCgcaaccaacaacaacacccccTGGGCCACGGCATCCCCTGCCCCATCCTACGCCGGCCCATCCTCTCGTCCTGCCCCCAAACCTAGTAATACCCCTCGCCCTGTAAACACCCGCAACGCCGAAGCTTTCCCGGCGCTCCCTGCTGCCCCTAAACCAAATGTCCTCATGGCCGGCCTCACCCGCGGAACGGTCCGTGTCCGCTGGGATGGACGAGATGCTCCGAACTCAAATGCCTGGACCTCAGGCGGATCAGGCACCAGTACCCCCGGCGAACCAGAATCCGATTTCGGGGAGTCTTCTGCTGGCGGCGGTAAGAAGggcaaggggaagaagggaaaacagactcttttccattttggTTAA
- a CDS encoding putative secretion pathway protein Sls2/Rcy1 (exocyst subunit Sec10p), translated as MPPKVSNGTGVGGKPRRDVLASVRMASMDEVSRAALPAEIMSSVLDYLSPVDLIRVARSSKLLREIAYDDTRWVQWLRRMGCWNELEARKHVEEAFGTIADVESVRQKEAAEQSQRSSLVGAGTENKPQISLKTLSDGFDQITLSTPATTGKSNELEDDSVLGALQQVRSVRGEARNEYGKVHAALAPFYNDITTEGASPDNLLFKKYTDPQHQARILFQLQSFAKCDLTEGWHERLSHLQEAISMFETAAIKEFRHGYETEDIDNRMRQYAHVLYTLNGGAAAVELFIHHNHLVTRRSDYGKPGDCIDASSQSVKLDQTQAFFTRLSVAYNEEVAIINRAFPPSLKVALPFIAKVGQDVLYPFLTAIFDELHRINKESYLTAVSSTFAQCMNLSDTLLPIQSSAVNFEEFLEHVIAKVYEPHMDLYLAEELDHFRKCSEAAVDEWDRQLSEQAASTESFLMSNINRQADKKDFLTSFKKVIMAPVNLLPSFSGTKTNESKSDEETSAGDASALKGQNRFSTISMPTTPVTEAPTTELAAKAAIMKSKMEGIRSLFSIEVALSLVHAAKSGLERAAQFVQIGGDTGALAKQQCEAIFVALVRILGHRHLIVGFNKAVDHLSNYRPREQGERDQSGVEPLVTFLELVNVGDLILQMIDVFYEQELIGKKLTDRNDFVDPAVKEKKKFEQNLDERVAAGLNKGIDVLMEEVDYILATRQLATDFNPSVSTDPYRQTMDVSVSEAAVAVVDVVSSHTQMLVGSTDKSTLDVFNQEIGLRLFTALCKHLKRQRISVEGSLKLISDMNHYFKFIQRFKNNELLVYFKAFRELSQIYLIDPSDAKELATIIADSGRFQGIWTVEDVCEFAERRADWYQVKRDVERAMYGIGCNLM; from the exons ATGCCACCGAAAGTGAGCAATGGGACCGGAGTCGGTGGGAAACCACGCAGGGACGTGCTGGCTTCGGTCAGAATGGCCTCCATGGACGAAGTCTCCAGGGCTGCCCTCCCAGCTG AGATCATGTCCTCAGTCTTAGATTATCTTTCCCCAGTCGACCTGATTCGAGTAGCACGATCGTCGAAACTTTTGCGCGAGATCGCTTACGATGACACAAGATGGGTACAGTGGCTGAGACGCATGGGCTGCTGGAACGAATTGGAAGCTAGGAAACACGTTGAAGAAGCATTTGGGACTATTGCGGATGTTGAGAGCGTTAGGCAAAAAGAAGCTGCCGAGCAATCTCAGCGATCATCTCTCGTGGGCGCAGGCACGGAAAATAAACCTCAAATAAGTCTCAAAACACTGTCTGATGGCTTCGATCAAATAACGCTGTCTACACCTGCTACCACTGGAAAATCGAACGAACTGGAAGATGATTCAGTCTTGGGGGCATTACAGCAGGTTAGATCAGTGCGCGGGGAAGCTCGCAATGAGTACGGCAAGGTTCATGCTGCTCTTGCGCCTTTTTACAACGATATTACCACTGAAGGAGCCTCTCCAGATAATTTGCTGTTTAAGAAATATACCGACCCACAGCACCAAGCTCGGATTCTATTTCAATTACAATCTTTTGCCAAATGTGACTTGACGGAGGGCTGGCATGAGAGGTTGTCACACCTGCAGGAAGCTATCTCAATGTTTGAAACAGCCGCTATCAAGGAATTTAGACACGGTTACGAGACCGAAGACATCGACAATAGAATGCGGCAATATGCCCACGTTCTCTATACGTTGAACGGTGGGGCTGCAGCTGTTGAGCTCTTTATCCACCATAACCATCTTGTCACGCGAAGGTCGGACTATGGTAAGCCAGGGGACTGCATTGATGCATCATCTCAAAGCGTTAAGCTTGACCAGACGCAGGCATTCTTTACCCGTCTGAGTGTTGCTTACAATGAAGAAGTTGCAATCATCAATCGCGCCTTTCCCCCGTCGCTGAAGGTTGCGTTACCATTCATTGCGAAGGTCGGCCAAGATGTGCTGTACCCTTTTTTGACCGCGATATTTGATGAATTGCACCGTATCAACAAAGAATCTTATTTGACCGCAGTTTCGAGCACATTCGCCCAATGCATGAATCTCTCTGATACCCTGTTACCAATTCAAAGTTCAGCTGTTAACTTCGAAGAGTTCTTGGAACATGTCATTGCTAAAGTATACGAGCCGCATATGGACTTATACCTTGCAGAGGAATTGGACCATTTTCGGAAATGCTCCGAAGCTGCAGTGGATGAGTGGGATAGACAGCTTTCTGAACAGGCTGCCTCGACGGAGTCATTTCTAATGTCAAATATAAATAGACAAGCCGATAAGAAGGACTTCCTGACTTCCTTCAAGAAAGTCATCATGGCCCCCGTCAACCTTCTTCCGAGCTTTTCAGGGACCAAAACAAATGAGTCAAAGTCTGACGAGGAGACTTCTGCTGGCGACGCTTCGGCTTTGAAGGGCCAGAACCGATTTTCGACCATTTCCATGCCTACAACTCCTGTAACCGAAGCGCCTACCACGGAACTTGCAGCCAAGGCCGCTATTATGAAATCGAAAATGGAAGGCATCCGTTCCCTGTTCAGCATCGAAGTCGCCTTGAGCCTAGTCCATGCTGCAAAGTCGGGCTTGGAGAGAGCTGCTCAATTTGTGCAGATCGGAGGGGACACCGGTGCCCTTGCGAAGCAGCAATGTGAGGCGATATTTGTTGCCCTGGTACGGATTCTAGGGCATCGTCATCTTATTGTCGGCTTTAATAAAGCAGTCGACCATCTATCTAATTATCGTCCTCGCGAACAAGGAGAGCGCGATCAGTCGGGTGTTGAACCCTTAGTGACCTTCTTGGAGCTCGTGAATGTTGGTGATCTCATTCTCCAGATGATCGATGTCTTTTATGAGCAAGAACTCATTGGCAAGAAGCTGACTGATCGTAACGACTTTGTTGACCCCGCTGttaaagagaagaagaagtttgAGCAGAATCTCGATGAACGGGTTGCTGCAGGACTCAATAAAGGAATTGATGTTCTCATGGAGGAAGTAGACTACATTCTGGCGACACGACAATTAGCGACAGACTTCAACCCGAGTGTGTCCACAGACCCATACCGGCAAACTATGGATGTAAGCGTGTCTGAAGCGGCAGTTGCCGTGGTTGATGTGGTTTCCTCGCATACCCAAATGCTCGTTGGGAGTACGGACAAGAGCACACTTGACGTTTTTAACCAAGAGATTGGGTTGCGTCTTTTTACTGCCCTGTGCAAGCATTTGAAACGTCAAAGAATTAGCGTTGAGGGATCCTTAAAACTCATCAG CGATATGAACCACTACTTCAAATTTATTCAGAGATTCAAAAACAATGAGCTTCTTGTCTACTTCAAAGCTTTTCGGGAACTTTCTCAGATTTATCTAATCGACCCTTCGGACGCTAAGGAGCTCGCTACTATTATCGCAGACTCGGGCCGGTTTCAAGGCATCTGGACGGTTGAAGATGTGTGCGAGTTCGCCGAACGACGGGCAGATTGGTATCAGGTGAAACGAGATGTGGAACGAGCCATGTATGGGATTGGGTGCAATCTTATGTGA
- a CDS encoding SWIB/MDM2 domain protein, with amino-acid sequence MSLSPEARDQYVPIIDSILAKSDLNTISEKRIRKGLQEEVGYDLTPQKAVIKQLIMERFDIFAENGGIEASPEAAVATAPATNGHSSATPVEASSPAQSSKSQKRQADSVERESDKTPPMKRKKPDHDVDADALFAAKLQAEENMRARPTRGASARKVQPAKKKTTKAKTSKKVKAEDDSDVDSSSDSKKVNRSGGFHKPLTLSPALSALLGGEESLSRPQTVKKVWAYIREHELQDPTDRRQIRCDEPMRAVFKQDRIHMFTMTKILSQNLYSPDE; translated from the exons ATGTCGC TCTCTCCAGAAGCCCGCGACCAATATGTACCAATCATTGACTCGATCCTGGCGAAGAGCGACCTTAATACTATCTCCGAGAAGCGAATCCGTAAAGGGCTTCAGGAAGAGGTCGGCTATGATCTTACTCCGCAGAAG GCTGTGATTAAGCAGCTTATCATGGAACGGTTCGACATCTTTGCCGAGAATGGTGGTATAGAAGCTTCTCCCGAGGCGGCGGTCGCTACTGCTCCTGCGACCAATGGCCACAGCTCTGCGACACCGGTCGAGGCTTCGTCCCCTGCCCAATCCTCCAAGTCACAGAAACGTCAGGCGGATAGTGTGGAACGCGAATCAGACAAAACTCctccgatgaagaggaaaaagccCGATCACGATGTGGATGCGGATGCCCTTTTCGCGGCAAAGTTGCAGGCGGAGGAGAACATGCGTGCCCGTCCCACTCGCGGTGCTAGCGCACGTAAAGTTCAGCcggcaaagaagaagacaaccAAGGCTAAAACGTCGAAAAAGGTCAAGGCGGAGGACGACTCAGATGTCGACTCCAGTTCGGACTCCAAGAAAGTAAACCGCTCTGGTGGATTTCAT AAACCGCTTACTCTTTCACCGGCATTGTCAGCGCTGCTGGGTGGTGAAGAGTCG CTTTCGCGACCCCAGACGGTAAAGAAGGTCTGGGCGTATATCCGCGAGCACGAACTTCAAGATCCCACCGACCGACGTCAAATCCGCTGCGACGAACCGATGCGCGCGGTCTTTAAGCAGGACCGCATACATATGTTTACGATGACAAAGATCCTCAGCCAAAATTTGTACAGCCCCGATGAATAG
- a CDS encoding translation initiation factor 3, subunit B (eukaryotic translation initiation factor 3 subunit EifCb, putative), with translation MAPSFDTLSEQDLHEEEEEEIDFSDLKEQFEVKLEEGLDTFIVIDGLPIVPEESRQKLIKFLLRKLNAVGHTSEDAVFMPTNDKNMSEGFAFVEYETPEQAIAAVKQLHGTPLDKKHTLAVNKLMDIDRYGREGRIDEEYKPPTVEPFKEKEHLRSWLSDPNARDQFALYRNDKVGVFWNNKNNPPENVVDRAHWTQLFVQWSPKGTYLASVHPQGVQLWGGPAFSKQKQFPHPFVQLVEFSPGESYLTTWSSRPIQVEEGHPVLSFEEDGKNIIVWDIVSGKPLRSFVSHDLAGGPVEGDAAPKKKVQWPAFKWSADEKYVARMLQGQSISIYELPRMNLLGKTSVKIDGVMDFEWSPATVTRDGVKQYEQLLSFWTPEIGSNPARVALMSVPSKEIVRTRNLFNVSDVKLHWQSQGTYVCVKVDRHSKSKKSMATNLEIFRVREKGVPVEVVDSLKDTVINFAWEPNGGRFVLITTGEAPSGAAVLPKTSVSFFAPEKKGPQAGNFKLVRTIEKKTSNAIYWSPKGRFVVVATVHSQSNFDLDFWDMDFEGEKAEGEKDLAANLQLMKTVEHYGVTDIDWDPTGRYVVSSASVWTHSMENGWNIHTFAGQTLAEHPTDKFKQFVWRPRPPTLLSKEEQKQVRKNLREYSKEFDEEDKYAVDIANTAVVETRKRVLNEWVAWLRREKELMAEEKDAYGIPEDADDAKVAKDAPPVSEDQGEAVVEEIVEEIVEENEEVIG, from the exons ATGGCGCCCAGTTTCGATACCCTGTCCGAGCAGGATCTCcacgaagaggaggaggaggagattgacTTCTCCG ATCTCAAGGAGCAGTTTGAAGTGAAGCTCGAGGAGGGCTTGGATACATTTATCGTCATCGATGGACTCCCGATCGTGCCGGAAGAGAGCAGACAGAAGCTTATCAAATTCTTGCTGAGGAAACTCAACGCGGTCGGCCACACCTCCGAAGATGCCGTTTTCATGCCAACCAACGACAAGAACATGTCCGAAGG TTTCGCCTTTGTCGAATATGAAACCCCCGAACAAGCCATTGCCGCAGTCAAGCAGCTGCACGGAACACCTCTCGACAAGAAGCACACCCTTGCCGTGAACAAATTGATGGATATTGATCGCTATGGTCGTGAAGGACGCATCGATGAGGAATATAAGCCCCCAACTGTCGAACctttcaaggagaaggagcacCTCCGCTCATGGTTGTCCGACCCCAACGCCCGTGACCAGTTCGCCCTCTACCGTAATGACAAAGTTGGCGTGTTCTGGAACAACAAGAACAATCCGCCAGAGAACGTCGTCGATCGTGCTCATTGGACACAGCTCTTCGTTCAGTGGTCCCCCAAGGGTACATACCTTGCATCCGTCCACCCCCAGGGCGTGCAGCTCTGGGGCGGTCCTGCTTTCTCGAAACAGAAGCAGTTCCCCCATCCGTTTGTTCAGCTCGTCGAGTTCTCGCCAGGTGAGAGCTACTTGACCACCTGGTCTTCCCGCCCCATTCAGGTTGAAGAGGGTCACCCTGTCTTGTCCTTCGAAGAGGATGGAAAGAACATTATCGTTTGGGATATCGTCTCTGGAAAGCCTCTGCGTTCCTTCGTTTCTCATGATCTCGCCGGAGGCCCTGTTGAGGGCGATGCTGccccgaagaagaaggtgcAGTGGCCCGCTTTCAAGTGGTCCGCTGATGAGAAGTACGTCGCAAGAATGCTCCAGGGCCAGTCTATCTCTATCTACGAGTTGCCTCGGATGAACTTGCTGGGTAAGACTTCCGTTAAAATTGATGGAGTCATGGACTTCGAATGGTCGCCAGCAACAGTTACCCGTGATGGTGTCAAGCAATATGAACAACTCCTCTCCTTCTGGACTCCTGAAATTGGTAGCAATCCCGCAAGAGTCGCCTTGATGAGCGTTCCATCTAAGGAGATTGTACGAACCCGTAACCTGTTCAACGTCTCTGATGTGAAGCTGCACTGGCAGTCTCAAGGTACCTACGTTTGTGTCAAGGTTGATCGTCACTCCAAGTCCAAGAAATCGATGGCTACCAACCTTGAGATTTTCCGGGTGCGCGAGAAGGGTGTTCCTGTTGAAGTTGTGGACAGTCTCAAAGACACCGTGATCAACTTTGCATGGGAACCCAACGGTGGACGTTTTGTCCTGATCACTACGGGTGAAGCCCCCAGCGGTGCTGCTGTTCTCCCCAAGACCTCTGTATCTTTCTTCGCTCCTGAAAAGAAGGGCCCCCAGGCTGGTAACTTCAAGCTTGTGCGCAccatcgagaagaagacgagcaACGCTATCTACTGGTCCCCCAAGGGCCGTTTCGTCGTTGTCGCCACAGTTCACTCTCAATCGAACTTCGATTTGGACTTCTGGGATATGGACTTTGAGGGTGAAAAGGCTGAGGGTGAGAAGGATCTGGCCGCCAACCTCCAATTGATGAAGACCGTGGAGCACTACGGTGTCACAGATATCGACTGGGATCCTACAGGTCGCTACGTTGTTAGCAGTGCTAGTGTGTGGACTCATTCG ATGGAAAACGGCTGGAACATTCACACTTTCGCCGGTCAGACCCTCGCTGAGCACCCTACCGATAAATTCAAGCAGTTCGTTTGGCGTCCTCGCCCACCCACTCTTCTTAGcaaggaggagcagaagcaaGTGCGCAAGAACCTCCGTGAGTACTCCAAGGAgttcgacgaggaagacaagTATGCTGTCGACATTGCCAACACCGCCGTTGTCGAGACGCGCAAGCGCGTTCTCAACGAGTGGGTTGCCTGGCTCCGCCGGGAGAAGGAGCTCAtggccgaggagaaggatgCGTACGGTATCCCCGAAGATGCAGACGATGCCAAGGTTGCCAAGGACGCTCCCCCTGTCTCCGAGGACCAGGGCGAGGCCGTTGTCGAAGAGATTGTGGAAGAGATTGTGGAGGAGAACGAGGAAGTTATCGGTTGA
- a CDS encoding extracellular SCP domain protein Pry1 — protein sequence MFIIPSFKHTNPIRCSTPCLQLMLILILANLANTQQTIQTTILVTATPTSPHPPSYTSPEVFRDTILSSSNTYRKEHNASDLVWNETLTRYAKDWAEGCKWKHSHGPYGENLAFGYQNASAAVFAWGDERRMYDFKKPTGFTEETGHFTQLVWRATTDVGCAAIDCGYGNGTDENEKRGDTGSYTRAQGWYVVCEYSPPGNVMGTSRTAGGENGLFRVNVQSASTYSGPYPTDSGSPPASTGASGADRTFMACGWIWVWVGVLILMVMG from the exons ATGTTTATCATCCCATCTTTCAAACACACCAATCCCATACGATGCTCAACACCTTGTCTCCAACTCATGCTCATCCTCATACTCGCCAACTTGGCAAACACCCAACAAACAATCCAGACAACAATTCTGGTAACAGCAACGCCAACATCACCACACCCACCTTCCTATACATCACCTGAGGTATTCAGAGACACAATTCTCTCATCGAGCAACACCTACCGCAAAGAGCATAACGCGAGCGATCTCGTCTGGAACGAGACCTTGACTCGGTATGCGAAAGATTGGGCCGAGGGCTGTAAATGGAAACATTCC cacGGTCCATATGGCGAGAACCTCGCCTTCGGATACCAGAATGCCTCAGCCGCGGTCTTCGCATGGGGTGACGAACGTCGTATGTACGATTTCAAGAAACCGACGGGGTTTACCGAAGAGACGGGGCATTTTACGCAGTTGGTTTGGAGGGCTACGACAGATGTTGGATGTGCGGCTATTGACTGCGGGTACGGCAACGGGACTgacgagaatgagaagcGCGGGGATACGGGGTCCTATACGAGGGCTCAGGGATGGTATGTTGTTTGCGAGTATTCGCCGCCTGGGAATGTGATGGGGACTAGTAGGACTGCTGGTGGTGAGAATGGGCTCTTTAGAGTGAATGTGCAGTCGGCAAGTACGTATTCTGGACCGTACCCGACGGACTCTGGAAGCCCTCCTGCTAGTACTGGGGCGAGTGGCGCGGATCGAACGTTTATGGCTTGTGGGTGGATTTGGGTCTGGGTTGGAGTATTGATTTTGATGGTAATGGGCTAG